In Nocardioides dokdonensis FR1436, the following are encoded in one genomic region:
- a CDS encoding MOSC domain-containing protein, producing the protein MPTTLASIHRFPLKSARGEELDRAVVEPWGLAGDRRWMLVDPEGSALTARELHALLLLEPDLTATGLRVRAPGRPPLEVATPDPAQQVPVRLWHSELTAAAAGRGSDDWFSDVLGRPVRLVHLDDPTRRPTSPDFGESDDRVSLADGYPLLVATEASLAALNDVVLERSQGAHAPLPMTRFRPNVVVSGTEPWVEDDWRRVRIGDAVFRAVKGCARCVITTLDPDTATGGKEPIASLARIRRWDGATWFGVNLVPDLLGGEPVTIRAGDEVEVLEQVPAGGGPIRPVR; encoded by the coding sequence GTGCCGACCACCCTCGCCTCGATCCACCGCTTCCCGCTGAAGTCCGCGCGCGGGGAGGAGCTGGACCGGGCGGTCGTCGAGCCCTGGGGCCTGGCCGGCGACCGGCGCTGGATGCTCGTCGACCCCGAGGGCTCGGCCCTCACCGCCCGCGAGCTGCACGCCCTGCTGCTGCTCGAGCCCGACCTCACGGCCACCGGGCTCCGGGTGCGGGCCCCGGGACGACCGCCGCTCGAGGTGGCGACCCCCGACCCGGCCCAGCAGGTGCCGGTGCGGCTCTGGCACTCCGAGCTGACCGCGGCCGCGGCTGGTCGGGGGAGCGACGACTGGTTCAGCGACGTGCTGGGTCGACCGGTGCGCCTGGTGCACCTCGACGACCCGACGCGGCGCCCCACCTCGCCCGACTTCGGTGAGTCCGACGACCGGGTCTCGCTGGCCGACGGCTACCCGCTGCTGGTCGCCACCGAGGCGTCCCTGGCCGCGCTGAACGACGTGGTGCTCGAGCGCAGCCAGGGCGCGCACGCGCCGCTCCCCATGACCCGCTTCCGGCCCAACGTCGTCGTCTCGGGCACCGAGCCCTGGGTCGAGGACGACTGGCGCCGGGTGCGGATCGGCGACGCGGTGTTCCGCGCCGTCAAGGGCTGCGCGCGCTGCGTCATCACCACCCTCGACCCCGACACCGCCACCGGCGGCAAGGAGCCGATCGCGTCGCTGGCGCGGATCCGGCGCTGGGACGGGGCCACCTGGTTCGGGGTCAACCTGGTGCCCGACCTGCTCGGGGGCGAGCCGGTCACGATCCGCGCAGGTGACGAGGTCGAGGTCCTGGAGCAGGTGCCGGCCGGCGGCGGGCCGATCCGCCCGGTGCGCTGA
- a CDS encoding GAF domain-containing SpoIIE family protein phosphatase, which produces MPHPDLRAGPGTELRVAFDRYARMVRRTLGTDIALVSLVEEQRQVFIGADGLDGETEESRQTPLSHSFCQWVVADREPLVITDARLDDRLQHNLAIPDLGVVGYAGHPIHDQNGAIVGSLCAISRTPREWSRDDLEALQDLAASCSSELAQRGLRHEAAQAAEHAASLSRRSRVLLALSEGLASTRTLSEVAVAVERVSIEQLGCSRAGIWIDALSAAAGQPEPIADDATLHYVPRDQDDWRSAHLNQRLSQDDSNPLGSAMVRQAPVWFHDRAGQNAEYAHLDLSAQVGEARAFLPLFDTGGVALGAMALIWDDPRDQTREDLRTMTALAAYTAQAVNRALLVQERLDALVTLQDALLPNLPRTTDQVIAARYRPAAARDQVGGDWYDAVVMPGGDTSLMIGDVVGHDLGAAATMGQMRNMLRAITWAVDDRPAAHVRLLDHLLHDLEVEGLATLVHARIETVTGPDGRPARSLAWTNAGHPPPLLLAADGVASYLQDGPTDLMIGVLPDVERADHTRVVDDGSTLLLYTDGLVERRGEHLDEGLARLRDAGSRHAHLPVEKFLDAVLRDLVDADLDDDIAVMAVRFTPTD; this is translated from the coding sequence ATGCCACACCCCGACCTCCGGGCTGGCCCCGGGACCGAGCTGCGCGTCGCCTTCGACCGCTACGCCCGCATGGTCCGGCGGACGCTGGGCACCGACATCGCGCTCGTCAGCCTCGTCGAGGAGCAGCGCCAGGTCTTCATCGGCGCCGACGGGCTCGACGGGGAGACCGAGGAGTCCCGCCAGACCCCGCTCTCGCACTCGTTCTGCCAGTGGGTGGTCGCCGACCGGGAGCCGTTGGTCATCACCGACGCCCGGCTCGACGACCGGCTCCAGCACAACCTGGCGATCCCCGACCTCGGTGTCGTCGGGTACGCCGGCCACCCCATCCACGACCAGAACGGCGCGATCGTCGGCTCCCTGTGCGCCATCAGCCGCACGCCCCGCGAGTGGTCGCGCGACGACCTCGAGGCGCTGCAGGACCTCGCCGCCTCGTGCTCCAGCGAGCTGGCCCAGCGCGGCCTGCGCCACGAGGCGGCCCAGGCCGCCGAGCACGCTGCCAGCCTGTCGCGACGCAGCCGCGTGCTGCTGGCGCTCAGCGAGGGCCTGGCCAGCACCCGGACCCTCAGCGAGGTCGCCGTGGCGGTCGAGCGCGTCTCGATCGAGCAGCTGGGCTGCTCACGGGCCGGCATCTGGATCGACGCCCTGAGCGCGGCCGCGGGCCAGCCCGAACCGATCGCGGACGACGCGACCCTGCACTACGTGCCCCGGGACCAGGACGACTGGCGCTCGGCCCACCTCAACCAGCGGCTGTCCCAGGACGACTCCAACCCGTTGGGCAGCGCGATGGTGCGCCAGGCGCCGGTGTGGTTCCACGACCGGGCCGGCCAGAACGCGGAGTACGCCCACCTCGACCTCAGCGCCCAGGTCGGCGAGGCCCGGGCCTTCCTGCCGCTCTTCGACACCGGCGGGGTGGCCCTCGGCGCGATGGCGCTGATCTGGGACGACCCTCGCGACCAGACCCGCGAGGACCTCCGCACGATGACGGCGCTGGCCGCCTACACCGCCCAGGCCGTCAACCGCGCGCTGCTCGTGCAGGAGCGCCTCGACGCGCTGGTCACCCTGCAGGACGCCCTGCTGCCGAACCTGCCCCGCACCACCGACCAGGTCATCGCGGCGCGCTACCGGCCCGCCGCAGCGCGCGACCAGGTGGGCGGCGACTGGTACGACGCCGTGGTGATGCCCGGCGGCGACACCTCGCTGATGATCGGCGACGTGGTCGGCCACGACCTGGGGGCGGCGGCCACCATGGGTCAGATGCGCAACATGCTGCGCGCGATCACCTGGGCGGTCGACGACCGGCCGGCGGCCCACGTGCGTCTGCTCGACCACCTCCTGCACGACCTCGAGGTCGAGGGGCTGGCCACCCTCGTGCACGCCCGCATCGAGACCGTCACCGGCCCCGACGGTCGACCCGCTCGCTCCCTGGCCTGGACCAACGCGGGCCACCCGCCGCCGCTGCTCCTGGCCGCCGACGGCGTCGCCTCCTACCTCCAGGACGGGCCCACCGACCTGATGATCGGGGTCCTCCCCGACGTCGAGCGCGCCGACCACACCCGCGTGGTCGACGACGGCTCCACGCTCCTGCTCTACACCGACGGACTGGTCGAGCGGCGCGGCGAGCACCTCGACGAGGGGCTCGCGCGGCTGCGCGACGCGGGCTCCCGGCACGCGCACCTGCCGGTCGAGAAGTTCCTCGACGCGGTGCTGCGCGACCTCGTCGACGCCGACCTCGACGACGACATCGCCGTGATGGCGGTCCGCTTCACCCCCACCGACTGA
- a CDS encoding LysE/ArgO family amino acid transporter, whose amino-acid sequence MTTVGAGFLAGLSLIIAIGSQNAFVLRQGLARQQVGPVVAVCMLSDIVLISAGVAGIGTLVEQAPWVLEAVRWGGAAFLTAYGVLSLRRAARGGGTLEAAARGVTRLAPALLTALALTWLNPHVYLDTVLLLGSLASGYGPDGRWLFATGAALGSVVWFLVLGYGARLASGLFARPTSWRVLDAVIGVIMLGLAASLALG is encoded by the coding sequence ATGACGACCGTGGGCGCCGGCTTCCTGGCGGGGCTGAGCCTGATCATCGCCATCGGCAGCCAGAACGCCTTCGTGCTGCGCCAGGGCCTGGCCCGGCAGCAGGTGGGGCCCGTCGTGGCCGTCTGCATGCTCTCCGACATCGTCCTGATCAGCGCCGGGGTCGCGGGGATCGGCACCCTCGTCGAGCAGGCGCCCTGGGTGCTGGAGGCGGTGCGCTGGGGCGGCGCCGCCTTCCTCACGGCGTACGGCGTCCTCTCGCTGCGGCGGGCGGCTCGCGGTGGCGGGACGCTCGAGGCGGCCGCTCGCGGGGTGACCCGGCTGGCCCCGGCGCTGCTCACCGCGCTGGCGCTGACCTGGCTGAACCCGCACGTCTACCTCGACACGGTGCTGCTGCTCGGCTCGCTGGCCAGCGGCTACGGCCCCGACGGCCGGTGGCTCTTCGCGACCGGAGCGGCACTGGGGTCGGTGGTCTGGTTCCTCGTGCTCGGCTACGGCGCCCGACTGGCCTCCGGGCTCTTCGCCCGCCCGACCTCCTGGCGGGTCCTGGACGCCGTCATCGGCGTGATCATGCTGGGGCTCGCGGCCTCGCTCGCGCTGGGCTGA
- a CDS encoding maleylpyruvate isomerase family mycothiol-dependent enzyme, with the protein MDSPDDRELLTGYTDTWWQAVQDFTALLEDLDEAEWDAPTDLAGWDVRAVASHVAHLESVLATGVEEHAEVGEPAHARGLMNLYTEIGVVNRRGASPTAIIDEIRSATTTRRTALQAEPPTDAAGKPERVFGGVPWSWGLLLRNRPLDVWMHEQDVRRATGRPGGLDSVQAQHTIDYLAESMGYVLAKRAGAPVGTSLSVHVAGCEPVSVEVGDDGRGHALPGPPASPTVTLHLDRDSFVRLAGGRCDAEPGAVRVEGDQELGQRVLAAMATTP; encoded by the coding sequence ATGGACTCCCCCGACGACCGCGAGCTCCTCACCGGCTACACCGACACGTGGTGGCAGGCCGTCCAGGACTTCACCGCCCTGCTGGAGGACCTCGACGAGGCCGAGTGGGACGCCCCGACCGACCTGGCGGGCTGGGACGTGCGGGCCGTCGCCTCCCACGTCGCGCACCTGGAGTCGGTGCTGGCCACCGGCGTGGAGGAGCACGCCGAGGTCGGCGAGCCCGCCCACGCGAGGGGCCTCATGAACCTCTACACCGAGATCGGCGTGGTGAACCGTCGCGGCGCCTCGCCCACGGCGATCATCGACGAGATCCGCTCCGCGACGACCACGCGGCGTACGGCGTTGCAGGCGGAGCCGCCCACCGACGCGGCGGGCAAGCCCGAGCGGGTCTTCGGCGGCGTGCCGTGGAGCTGGGGGCTGCTGCTGCGCAACCGGCCCCTCGACGTGTGGATGCACGAGCAGGACGTGCGCCGCGCCACCGGTCGGCCCGGCGGACTGGACAGCGTGCAGGCGCAGCACACGATCGACTACCTCGCGGAGTCGATGGGCTACGTGCTGGCCAAGAGGGCCGGCGCCCCGGTCGGCACCTCGCTGAGCGTGCACGTGGCGGGCTGCGAGCCGGTCAGCGTCGAGGTCGGCGACGACGGCCGCGGTCACGCCCTGCCCGGCCCTCCCGCCTCGCCCACGGTGACCCTGCACCTGGACCGGGACTCCTTCGTCCGCCTCGCCGGCGGACGCTGCGACGCGGAGCCGGGCGCGGTCCGGGTCGAGGGCGACCAGGAGCTCGGCCAGCGGGTGCTCGCCGCGATGGCCACCACCCCGTGA
- a CDS encoding NHL domain-containing thioredoxin family protein codes for MRVRAPELVGRGWLNTDGPLSLADLRGRFLLLDFWTFCCVNCLHVLDELRPLEAAYAEELVVVGVHSPKFAHEADPDALAAAVERYGVHHPVLDDPELVTWQAYTARAWPTLVLVDPEGYVVAQYAGEGHAHAIEALLGELVAQHRERGTLQPAGSPYVPPVVEPTDLRFPATALPLPDGHVLVADAGHDEVVELDGEGVVVRRTGGFREPNGLCLLPSDVAAEVGYDVVVADTVAHRLAGLALATGEVRTLAGDGTQWMSGDGTERLSSPWDVAWWGGRVWIAMAGIHQLWTFDPLTGAVEVAAGTAHEGLLDGPAPEAWFAQTSGLAPAGDRMWLADSETSALRWIDTDARVGTAVGSGLFDFGFRDGPGDQALLQHPLGVTVLPDGSVAVCDTYNGAVRRYDPTSGTTSTLATGLAEPSGAYVDPADPAVLVVVESAAHRLARVPLGGAGTSTEGFARTTQRPVTEVAAGVELVVTFAPPPGQKVDDRFGPASQLVVEATPPGLLREGSGRGTSLSRTLVLDPHAGEGVLHVAARAASCDLHGGEGAACRMHQQDWGVPVRIVDDAPAVLTLPLGGA; via the coding sequence GTGCGCGTACGAGCCCCTGAGCTGGTCGGTCGAGGCTGGCTGAACACCGACGGCCCCCTGTCCCTGGCCGACCTGCGTGGTCGCTTCCTGCTGCTGGACTTCTGGACGTTCTGCTGCGTGAACTGCCTGCACGTCCTGGACGAGCTGCGCCCCCTCGAGGCGGCGTACGCCGAGGAGCTGGTCGTCGTCGGCGTGCACAGCCCGAAGTTCGCGCACGAGGCCGACCCGGACGCGCTCGCGGCGGCCGTGGAGCGCTACGGCGTGCACCACCCGGTGCTCGACGACCCCGAGCTGGTCACCTGGCAGGCCTACACCGCACGCGCCTGGCCCACGCTCGTGCTCGTGGACCCCGAGGGCTACGTGGTGGCGCAGTACGCCGGCGAGGGTCACGCGCACGCGATCGAGGCGCTGCTGGGCGAGCTGGTGGCCCAGCACCGCGAGCGCGGCACGCTCCAGCCGGCCGGGTCGCCGTACGTGCCGCCGGTCGTGGAGCCCACCGACCTGCGCTTCCCCGCGACGGCGCTGCCGCTGCCGGACGGGCACGTCCTGGTCGCCGACGCCGGGCACGACGAGGTCGTCGAGCTCGACGGCGAGGGCGTCGTCGTCCGCCGCACCGGCGGCTTCCGCGAGCCCAACGGGCTCTGCCTGCTGCCCTCCGACGTCGCCGCCGAGGTCGGCTACGACGTCGTGGTCGCCGACACCGTCGCGCACCGCCTCGCCGGGCTGGCGCTCGCGACGGGCGAGGTCCGCACCCTGGCCGGCGACGGCACGCAGTGGATGAGCGGCGACGGCACCGAACGCCTCTCCTCCCCCTGGGACGTCGCCTGGTGGGGCGGTCGGGTGTGGATCGCGATGGCCGGCATCCACCAGCTGTGGACCTTCGACCCGCTCACCGGCGCGGTCGAGGTCGCGGCCGGCACCGCCCACGAGGGACTGCTCGACGGCCCCGCTCCCGAGGCGTGGTTCGCCCAGACCTCCGGGCTCGCGCCGGCCGGGGACCGGATGTGGCTCGCCGACAGCGAGACCTCCGCCCTGCGCTGGATCGACACCGACGCCCGGGTGGGGACCGCGGTCGGCAGCGGGCTGTTCGACTTCGGCTTCCGCGACGGCCCGGGCGACCAGGCGCTGCTGCAGCACCCGCTCGGCGTCACCGTGCTGCCCGACGGCTCGGTCGCGGTCTGCGACACCTACAACGGGGCCGTGCGTCGCTACGACCCCACGAGCGGGACCACCTCGACCCTGGCCACGGGTCTCGCCGAGCCGAGCGGGGCCTACGTCGACCCCGCGGACCCGGCGGTCCTGGTGGTCGTGGAGTCCGCCGCGCACCGGCTGGCCCGGGTGCCGCTCGGGGGTGCGGGCACCTCCACCGAGGGGTTCGCACGCACCACGCAGCGCCCGGTGACCGAGGTCGCCGCGGGCGTCGAGCTCGTCGTCACCTTCGCCCCGCCGCCGGGCCAGAAGGTCGACGACCGCTTCGGCCCTGCCAGCCAGCTGGTCGTCGAGGCGACCCCGCCGGGCCTGCTGCGCGAGGGGTCGGGGCGCGGGACCTCCCTGAGCCGCACCCTGGTGCTCGACCCGCACGCCGGTGAGGGCGTCCTGCACGTCGCGGCCCGCGCCGCCTCCTGCGACCTCCACGGCGGGGAGGGCGCCGCCTGCCGGATGCACCAGCAGGATTGGGGCGTGCCCGTGCGGATCGTCGACGACGCGCCCGCGGTGCTGACCCTCCCGCTCGGCGGTGCCTAG